One stretch of Glycine soja cultivar W05 chromosome 7, ASM419377v2, whole genome shotgun sequence DNA includes these proteins:
- the LOC114419691 gene encoding abscisic acid 8'-hydroxylase 4-like — protein sequence MEIIVAIFFCILLFFSSLILSYPLIKKHKKRQHVAKPKLPPGSMGWPYIGETLQLYSQDPNIFFASKQKRYGEIFKTHILGCPCVMLASPEAARFVLVTHAHLFKPTYPKSKEKLIGPSALFFHQGEYHTRIRKLVQTSLSPESIRKLIPDIENEVVSSLELWVSAAGQVINAFQEMKKFSFNIGILSVFGHLEDNYRDQLKENYCIVEKGYNSFPNRIPGTAYSKALLARRRIREIISEIICKRKEQRLMERDLLGHLLNYKDEKGQMLSDDQIADNVIGVLFAAQDTTASVLTWILKYLHDDQKLLEAIKAEQMAVYEANEGGKMPLTWGQTRNMPITHRVILESLRMSSIISFTFREAVVDVVYKGYLIPKGWKVMPLFRNIHHNPEFHPSPQNFDPSRFEVAPKPNTFMPFGNGVHSCPGNELAKLNMFLLIHHLVTKYRWEVVGYQNGIQYSPFPVPLHGLPTRFWRNE from the exons atggAGATCATTGTTGCcattttcttttgcattctcCTCTTCTTCTCATCCCTTATTCTTTCGTATCCACTAATAAAGAAACACAAGAAACGTCAACACGTAGCTAAGCCTAAGCTTCCCCCTGGCTCAATGGGTTGGCCTTACATAGGAGAGACCCTCCAACTCTATTCTCAAGACCCTAACATCTTCTTTGCTTCAAAGCAAAAAAG ATATGGAGAAATTTTCAAGACACACATACTAGGTTGTCCATGCGTGATGTTGGCGAGCCCTGAGGCTGCACGGTTTGTGTTGGTGACTCATGCTCACTTGTTCAAACCCACATACCCCAAAAGCAAAGAGAAGCTAATAGGCCCTTCAGCATTGTTCTTCCACCAAGGAGAATACCACACTCGCATCAGGAAGCTGGTGCAAACCTCTCTCTCTCCTGAATCCATTCGAAAACTGATCCCAGACATCGAAAACGAGGTCGTTTCCTCCTTGGAATTGTGGGTTTCCGCTGCTGGACAAGTCATTAACGCTTTCCAAGAAATGAAAAAG TTCTCTTTCAATATTGGCATCCTCTCTGTCTTTGGTCATTTGGAAGACAATTATAGAGATCAGCTTAAGGAAAACTACTGCATAGTGGAGAAAGGGTACAATTCTTTCCCTAACAGGATACCCGGAACTGCATACTCCAAAGCACTCTTG GCAAGGAGGAGAATCAGAGAGATTATAAGTGAGATCATTTGTAAGAGAAAAGAGCAGAGATTGATGGAGAGGGATCTATTAGGCCACTTGCTGAACTACAAGGATGAAAAAGGACAAATGCTAAGCGATGACCAAATTGCTGATAATGTAATTGGGGTACTATTTGCAGCTCAGGATACTACAGCAAGTGTTCTAACCTGGATTCTCAAGTATCTTCATGATGACCAGAAACTTCTTGAAGCAATAAAA GCAGAGCAAATGGCAGTATATGAAGCTAATGAAGGAGGGAAGATGCCATTGACATGGGGTCAGACCAGAAATATGCCAATTACTCATAGG GTGATTTTGGAAAGCCTTAGAATGTCAAGTATCATATCATTTACTTTTAGGGAAGCTGTGGTTGATGTAGTATACAAAG GATATCTTATACCCAAGGGTTGGAAAGTCATGCCACTGTTCAGGAACATCCATCATAATCCAGAATTCCACCCTTCTCCTCAAAATTTTGACCCATCAAGGTTTGAG GTTGCTCCAAAGCCCAATACTTTTATGCCATTTGGCAACGGAGTGCACTCTTGTCCAGGAAATGAGCTTGCCAAATTGAACATGTTCCTTTTAATTCATCATCTTGTAACCAAATATAG GTGGGAAGTAGTGGGATATCAGAACGGAATCCAATATAGCCCATTCCCAGTCCCTCTGCATGGTCTACCTACAAGATTTTGGAGAAACGAATAG